The Pedosphaera parvula Ellin514 genome segment AGAATGAATGACTGTTCCGACAGCTGGCGCAGTGACTGCATCTGACGCGAAGCCTCCCCACTGGTTTTCGTTGTCGCGATCATGAGGGTAGTAGTCGCCATCGTGCGCCTCCACATCAACGTGTTGTTCGGCGTTGACCGTTCGGTTTCCCATCATGTTCCAGCCGATGGGAGGGTTGGCATGGACATTCCGGTTTACGTTGGCGTTGAAATTGACTTCGGCATTGAGGCGGCTGGAGCGGATGCCGCCGCGTTCCTGCGCATCACTCCATGTGGAGGGAGCAAAAGCAACCGCAAGAGAAACACTGAACAGCAAATAGAGGTCTTTTTGAGTCGACGCATGGTGATGTTTCATCGGATTTATTCAGTTCAGGGGTTTGATGGTGGCCGGTTGTTTGGAGCGGAGGCAGGAAGCATTTCAATTTTGGCCGCGCCTTTTGGGGGCGTGAACACAAAGATTGAGTCAGGCATATCCTCATTCAATTTCCAGTTATTGAAAAGCGTGAGGACTTGAGGCTGGAGCGGTTCTTGTTTGTAGGTAATGACAAGCTTTCGCGGGAGTTCCTGGGCATCGGTTGCAATCCACAATTGCCAGTCGAGTTGGTCGTTGTTGAAGGCAATGTGCTGGCAGGGAGTGCCGAGAATTGCGGCCTGGCCGAAATTGGCGCCGCCTTTGGTTCCGCCCATGGCGCTGGTGAAGGGATCGTTCACAAGGAAATCCCCAAGCGGTATGTTGATGTCATATTGTTTCTTCGCGGCATCGATGGCTTTATCAATTGTCCCCGGCAGAGTAACGGTGCTGTAGAGGTTTTTTGTGCGATCGAACAATGTGAGCGTGTGTCCATCATACCAGTAACCGCGACTGCGTGTTGGCGAGTGAACTTCAATCTGAAATTTATCCGGTCGACGAAGGCGGACATCCACGGTGCTGGTCGCTGAGACCTTGTGGGTTTCCACCACGGAGTCTTCCCAAACCTCGGCGTGAAAGGAGACAGTTTTTGCGGTGGCCAATCGATCACTGCTCTGGCGAAGGATGCGACCTGCTTCTGGATGGATGGTTGGGGCCGGATTGTCGACGGCGATGACTGAGCCAATGATTGCAAGGCTGCAAAGAGCGGCAAAGAATGTCCTTTTGACTTTCATGGTTCCGGGGATTTCAGAGGTTGATGACGGCGATAAGTTGTAAAAATTAGATTGAGGCGCTGCATCGGGAAAGGGAGAACTGTCCTGGTTTTCATGGTGCGAAACGATTGATAAAACCCTTGCTTGCATGCCCCATCGGCATACCCACTATTTCATATAAATTAATTTCGATTTGGTTTGGTGCCAGAATTGATTCGTGGGGTGAAGTGCCCGCATTGTGTAACTGGCAAAAGAAAGAAATTTGGAGTCTTAGAGCCAAGGAACGGGTTAGAAATGATCCGAGCATTACTCCGAGAGTATTATACTTGAATATTGCGATTTGCGGCATTAGCAAAACCTGGAGTTTTATCACTCAGGCAGGTAATCAACAAATCCAAGCTGAAAATCTGATCGACCCAGACCGGTGAGTTATGAACTCCAACTCAATAAGCAGGGTTGCCCACAAGGCTTGCAGAAGATCTTCACGCATAGGGTTGGTCCATGGGCTTTGTCGGTGGTACTCCGTCATCTAAAGAACGAACCAAGCCTGAAAGTATAAAGGTTCGAGTTAGTTCGACTTAATTCCGGTTAAAATAACACATTAACGTAATGTTTTTAATGAACGCGAGGTAATGAATTTTGTGGACATGCATTTTCGTCCTTTATTCGCCATCATAGACCCATACAATTCAACATATGCTGAAAGCCACACCAATTTCGGCCCTGCAACGGGCCATTTTTGTTTTGCTAACCTGTTCCACGGGAGCAGTTGCCGCTGATTTAGGTTCCAAATCGGGTGAATCTGTGATCTCGCCGGACATGGCCATTAAGCAATTCAAGGTTCCGCCTGGTTTCAAAATCGATTGCTGGGCTTCCGAGCCACAACTGAAGAACCCGGTCTCATTTTGCTTCGACGAAAAGGGACGGGTTTACGTGGCGGAGACCTTTCGTTATCGCACAAGTGTTTACGACATTCGCGAACACATGAGCGGGAAGACGAACATGTTCGATGATGACCTAGCGTGCAAAACGGTGGAAGACCGGGCGGCGATGATCAAGAAGTTTCTCGGAGACAGGTATACGGATTTGGCGCAGGAATCGGAAGTGGTCCAACTCCTGGAGGACCGCAGCGGTGGCGGCAAGGCGGATCATGCGCAAGTGTTTGCGGATGGGTTCAACACGATTTTGGACGGGATTGGCTCGGGTGTGCTGGCGCGGAAGGGGAATGTGTATTACTCGGACATTCCCAATTTGTGGTTACTGAAAGATACGCGGAATTCTGGAAAAGCCGATGTGCGGCAATCCTTGAGCTATGGCTACGGGGTTCATTTCAACCTGACCGGCCATGATTTGCACGGATTGCGTTTTGGGCCGGATGGAAAGCTTTACTTCAGCATCGGCGACCGCGGGATTCATGTGACAACGAAGGAAGGCAAACTGCTGGACTATCCCAACATGGGCACTGTGCTGCGGTGCAATGCGGATGGTTCGAACCTGGAGGTATTTGCTTACGGCGTGCGTAATCCGCAGGAACTGGCCTTTGACGATCATGGCAACTTGTGGACAGGTGATAATAATTGCGACCACGGCGATGCGGCGCGTTTGGTTTATGTTGTCGAGGGTGGAGATAGCGGTTGGCGCACAGGCAATCAATTCAGTGAAACCACGCCAGCAGGAGTTTGGAATGCTGAGAAGCTTTGGCATCTGCAGTTTCCTGGTCAGGCGGCTTACATTCTTCCGCCGGTGGGACACATTGCGAACGGGCCATCGGGATTAACGCATTATCCGGGAACCGGATTTTCGGACAGCTTCAAGGACCATTTCTTTCTATGTGATTTTAAAGGCGCGAGCGCACGCAGTGGCGTTCATGAATTTGGCATACAGGAAAACGGCGCCACGTTTACCATGGTGGGACGCACCAATTTCCTTTGGGACATTCTCGCCACCGATGTGGATTTCAGTCCGGACGGTCGCATGTATGTGACTGATTGGGTGCAGGGCTGGCCGCAATCGCAGATGGGTCGTATCTATCGCCTTTATGATCCGAACGCTGTAAACAGCCCGTTGGTATTGCAAACCAAGAAGCTCATCGCCGAGGGAATGGAGAAGCGTTCCAACAAGGAATTGGCGAAGTTGTTGGAACATCCTGATCAGCGTGTGCGTCAGGAAGCTCAGTTCGAATTGGCGGATCGCGGACCGAAGTCGATGAAGTATCTGCAAAGCGTTGCCTTGGGAAGCAAAAATCAGTTGGCACGTCTGCATGCAATTTGGGGCTTGGGACAGATCAGCGTGAAGGACAACAGTGTTCTCAAAGGCATTACCAAGCTGCTCAAAGACCAGGACGCGGAAGTGCGCGCGCAGACTGCAAAGATCATGGGTGAAGGTCATTACCAGGACGCAAGTGCTGTACTGATTGAGCTGCTCCGTGATTCGAATGCGCGCGTGCAATTCTTCTCAGCGATGAATTTGGGCAAACTCGGCAACAAAGCTGCGATTGCCCCCATCCTCGCGATGCTCAAGGCGAACGATAACAAGGATGTGTTTGTTCGTCATGCGGGCGTGATGGGATTGGTTGGATTGGCGGATAAGAATACGTTGATCGCCGCTGGGAAGGACAATTCAAAAGCAGTTCGCATGGGGGCGCTGTTGGCAATGCGCCGTTTGGAAATGCCGGAAATCGCGATGTTCCTGCATGATTCAGATGAGCTGGTGGTGCTGGAAGCGGCACGTGCCATTAACGACGTACCGATCAAGGATGCATGGCCGCAACTGGCTGGCTTGATCAAGCATCCGACGCACAACGAGCCACTCGATTGGCGAGTGGTGAATGCGAACTTCCGTCTTGGCGCTGACAAGAATGCAATTGCTCTGGCTCATTATGCAGCAGAAACCACCGCGACAGAAAAAGTTCGTGGCGAAGCGTTGCATGCTCTGGAAACCTGGGCCAAGCCAATGCCTCGCGAACGCCTGACTGGTTTGTGGCGTCCATTGCCTGCACGCGATGGCAAACCGGCCACCGAGGCATTGAAGCCGGTTGTTGCAAAAATATTAAGTGATTCACCGGATGCAATAAAAATTGCCGCAGTTCAGGCAGCGGAGAAACTTGGGATCGATGAGGCTGCCCCAGGAATATTTAATCTGGTGGCCAATGAAAAGAGCGAAGCGAATGTGCGTATCGAGGCTTTGAAAGCATTAGGCGAAATGCATGCCGCCAACCTGCCAGATGCCGTGAAGATCGCGGTGGCTGATAAGAATGAAAACGTGCGCAAGGAGGGCAATCGTTTGCAGGCGCAGATCAAGCCTGGTGATGCCACCGGTGCGCTGGCCAAAGTGCTGGAAAACGGGAGTATTACTGAAAAGCAAGGAGCATTTGCCACACTCAGTACGGTGGAAGGTGAAGCGACTGACAAGTTGCTTGCCGAATGGCTCGACAAGCTCATCGCTGGCAATGTTCAGAAGGAGATTCAGTTCGATCTCGTTGAGGCGGCCGGAAAGCGTGATTCTTCGGTGGTCAAAGAAAAGCTGGAAAAATATACCAGCTCACAGCCCAAGGATGAATTCGTCGGTTTCCGTGAAACGCTTTACGGCGGTAACGCTGAAGAGGGCAAAAAGGTTTTTCTTGAGAGACCCGAAGCTTCCTGCGTGCGCTGTCACAAAATTAACGGCGAAGGTGGTGAAGTTGGTCCGGAACTTGCCGGCATCATTACCCGAAAAGACCGTCAGTATATTCTTGAATCGATCCTCTATCCGAACAAGCAGATCGCTCCTGGTTTTGAAAGTATCGTAGTAAAAACCAAGGCCGGACAGAGCATTGCGGGCATTTTGAAAAGTGAAGATGCCCAGGAACTCGTAATCATTACACCGGATGACGGCCCAACCAAGGTGAAGACCAGCGAAATCACCTCGCGTGAGAAGGGTCAGTCTGCCATGCCAGAAGGCATGGGCAATATTCTCGCCAAACAGGATATTCGCAACCTGATCGAGTTTCTTGCTTCGACCAAGCAGGCGGTGGCAGCGAATGCAACCGCAAGCCCGGCGAAGTGATCTTTCGAGAAATGATCAGAAAACGGGTGGTGCCGACGCAGGCACTACCCGGTAATAGCGGTTGGTGAAACTGGATGCGTCCGTGTCGATGAAGTGGATTCCATCCTTCACGACGGTGTTGGTGCAAATTGAGGTCCAGTCAACCATGTTCATCGAAATCTGCACGCAGAAGTTAAGTCCGTTGGTGGCTGGGAGTCCCACGTAGAAGGAGCCGCCCGGCAGGATGTAGGGGACAGGCCAGGGAAATTTACTCTCCTCCAAGATGAGCGCTTCCGCCATGCCTGGCGAACCTACAAAGTAGGGAACGGGAGGTTGAGAATCGATAGGATCTAGCTGGTGCAACGAGAGGATCACAGTTTCAAAACGATTGGAACTGAGATCTAAATCTTCCAATGGGTTGATGGTAATCAGCGCGAACCGCTTTCCTGCTGGAATGGTAACATTTCCGGGCAGCGTGACATAATCGACCCCATTGGAGGCCGTGCCGCCAATGTCATAGTACACCGTCAAGTCTGTGTTGGTGTCTCCGATTCGTCGGACAAGGAAGGTGGCGGTATTGGTCCCACTATAGTAGTTGGTAAAAGTCGCGACAGGAGAAATAAAGAAATGATTCGTCCCTGGGTTTTCAACTGCGATGGGATCAGTCGCCACGATGGAAACAACGGGAGGCGGGTTTGTGATTGGCCCCGTCTTGACCGTGATGTTGACAGGAGAGGAAGTGCCCGTAGCGCCCAGGTTATCCGTCGCCACTGCAGTCAAAATATATTGGCCGGCAGAAACATTCGGCCAGGAAAGGTGAAACGGGTTTGCAACACTGCCAGCCAATGGGTTGTTCGTGGCAATGCCGAGGCTATTGGCACCTTCAAAAAACTCAACCGTGGTTACCGATCCATCGGAGTCGAACGCACTTGCGAAAAGGGTTATGTTCGCAGGAGCAGGATAGGTTGCGCCACCCATCGGGCTTGTAATGGTGACTACGGGAGGCTTGTTGCTACTGCTTATGTCGTTGTCATGAATGACCACAGCCGCGGAACTGGGATTTCCTATCAGATAGTATAAATCCGGCGACATGTAGGGAGGATTAGCCAGGTGCAAAACGACGGTTTCATCGCCTTCCAGCAATTGGTCATCGATGGGGGTGATGACAATCTGGGCGGAATTGGCGCCGGGAGGAATGACAACGCTGTTTGGAATTGCCACGTAATCAACGCCGTTGGACGCCGTGCCGCCAACGACATAGAACACGCGCAATTCGTTGGTAGTGGTGCGACTGCGATAAACTGTAAATACGCCAGGATCGCCCGCCTCGGAAGCCGATGGATCGGTGGCCTCGATGGTAACCCCGGGAGCGTTCGTGCCAATGGGGCCGGTAATCTGGCCAAAGCTTGTGCCAGCAAGGGGAATAAGAAGTGAGATTGTGCTTAAACAACTAAACAGACGTCGAACGAAACCACAGCTTTTCATAACTATTTCCTTTATTGTTAATCCGACCGCGCTTCTGCTCGTGGTTCTGCGGCAATGATGTATGAATGACTTAAGAACCACTAGTACTCTTCGGCAGAATTTTGTCAATACCTGAAAAACAGATATTTATCAGCCCGATTTACTCCAAAGACTTCTTATTTTCACCAACCCCGGACGTCTTCCCATCTAAAAACCAAACCGTTGACCATTTGATGAGTTCCGCCGCAACCATTACAACTGGAGCCTCCGATTATAAATTGCACTTTGATTTTCAGCCTATAAATTCACTGCCCTATGGAATGGCTCTCGTTTTTAAAAGATCCTCAAGTATGGATTAGTTTGGTGACTTTGACCCTGCTCGAAATTGTTCTGGGCATCGACAATATCGTTTTCCTTTCCATTTTGGCCGGCAAACTACCCAAGAATCAGCAGCACAAAGCTAGGCAACTTGGGCTCAGTCTGGCCTTGATTACACGCATCATGCTGCTGTGCGGCCTGGCCTGGATGGTCAAGTTGACAACACCACTTTTTACTGTCCTGGGACATGGAGTCTCGGGGCGGGATTTAATCCTGATTGCCGGCGGATTATTCCTACTCGGCAAAAGCACTCATGAAATCCACGATAAACTTGAAGGTGAGGATGGCGAAGTGACCAACCGCATTGCGCCCAAGTTCGCCGCAGTGATTGTACAAATCATGCTGCTCGACATTGTGTTCTCCCTGGACTCAGTGATAACTGCGGTAGGGATGGTAAAGCAGTTGCCCGTGATGATTGCTGCCGTGATCGTCGCGATGATCTTCATGCTCTTTTTCTCCAAATACATCAGCGACTTCATCGACAAGCATCCAACGCTGAAGATGCTGGCCCTCAGCTTTTTGATCCTGATTGGATGCGCCTTGGTGGCCGAAGGGTTCCATAAGGAAATTCCCAAAGGATACATCTACTTTGCCATGGCCTTTTCTGTTGGCGTGGAAATGCTGAACCTGAAGCTGCGATCCAAAAAAGGACATAAGGTCGAATTGAACCAACCTTATCGCTGAGCGGCGGGGAATTAAAGAGCGAGCAGGAGTTTTTTAATTTCCTTGAGCCTGCCCTTGGCATCGCCTTTGGTGAGGCGCGGGAATTTGCCGCCGAGCATGATGTAGTCGTTGTTGCGGGTGAGCATCAATTTGTCGTCCTTGACTTCAATAATCGTGATGTTCTTTTCGCCAGCCAATATCTTGAGCTCGCCCACCTGCAACAACAGTTCCATGGCCGGAGGCAAGGTGCCAAAGCGATCACGCAATTCTTTTGCCAGGTTCTCAAGAGCGGCTTTATCGGTGGCCTGGGCGAGCTTTCGATAAATGTCGATGCGTTGTTTCGCTTCGGAAACATAGCTCAGTGGAATAAATGCCGAGCCTTTCTCAACCTGCATAGGCTGCTCTGTTTTCTGTTCGGCAACCTCATCATATTCCACATAGGTCAACACTTCTCGAGGAATGATAATTTCAGGCTCTGCCTTGCGTCGCTTTGGAGCTTCTGCTTTCGCTCCACGTTCTGGTGCCGCACTTTCCTCGCCCGGGTTCAATGCCAAAAAGTCAAACCGCACCTGCACCTCGACGCGTGGCTTTACTTTTTCACCCTTCAAGGCAGCCACGCTTTGCTTCAATAATTGACAATAGAGATCGAAACCCACCGCGGTGATCTGGCCGCTCTGTTCTGGACCGAGCATGTTCCCTGCCCCACGGATTTCGAGGTCGCGCATGGCAATTTTAAAGCCGCTGCCCAGGGTGGAGTATTGTTTCAATGCGCTGATGCGCTTGCGCGCGTCGGCGAGTAAACCGGCGTGCCGCGGTAGGAGAAGATAAGCGTAAGCCTGATGTTTGTAGCGTCCCACACGGCCGCGCAATTGATAAAGATCGCTAAGACCGAAGCGGTCGGCACGATCGATGATCATCGTGTTTGCGTTGGGGATGTCCAGGCCGCTTTCAATAATCGTCGTCGATAGCAGCACGTCAGCTTCACCATTTATGAAAGCCGTCATCACCTCTTCAAGATCATCAGGCTTCATCTGGCCGTGCCCGACCACAATCCGGGCGTGGGGTACCAGAGTGCGAAGTTTCTGTGCCATGGCATCGATGGTGCCGACCCGGTTGTGTAGGAAGTACACCTGGCCTCCCCGATTCAATTCACGCTGGATAGCCTCGCGGATCAGCCGTTCATCATATTGGGCAACGATGGTTTCCACCGGCAAACGATCCTGTGGAGGAGTTTCAATGGTACTCATGTCGCGAGCGCCGGTGAGAGCGAGATAGAGCGTGCGGGGAATCGGCGTGGCACTGAGAGTTAATACATCGACCAACTTGCGAATCTGCTTAAACTTTTCCTTGTGTAGCACTCCAAACCGTTGCTCCTCGTCAATAATAACGAGTCCTAAATCCTTAAAATTAATATCCGACTGGATTAAACGGTGCGTGCCAATGACAATGTCCACCGCCCCGGCAGGTAATTCGCTGATCACTCGCTTTCGATTCTTGGGACTGCGAAAACGTGACAATAATTCCACGCGCATCGGGTAATCTGCGACCCGTTCCTTGAAAGTATTATAATGCTGTTGCGCGAGCACCGTGGTGGGCACCAGTATCGCGACCTGTTTGCCTTCCATCACCGCCTTGAAAGCGGCGCGAATGGCAACCTCGGTTTTCCCGAAACCAACGTCGCCGCAAATCAAGCGATCCATGGGCTTCGGACGTTCCATGTCACCCTTGGTCTCGTTGATGGCACGCATTTGATCACGTGTCTCCTCGTAAAGGAAGGCGCTTTCGAATTCGCGCTGCCAGGGAGTGTCGGCTTTGAATGAATAACCGGGCTGCGATTCGCGAGCAGCTTGGATCGCCAAAAGTTCACTGGCGACATCACGCACCGCACGTTCAGCTTGTGCCTTTGCCTTAGCCCAGCGCGTGCCACCGATGGTGTTCAGTTGGGGACGTGCCTTGCCCGCACCGACATATTTGCTGACGAGATGCGCCTCAGTTACCGGAACGTAAAGCTTGGGCGCCGGCTGTTGCGGGTCGCTGGCGGCATATTCGATGACCAGGCATTCCTGACCTGAGTCAGCTGGCGTTGCATTGGGATCGACTCCCTTTCGCCCCAACGTCACAGGCAACACCTTCAAACCCTGGTAGCGGCCGATGCCATGTTGCAAATGGACAACGTAATCCCCTTCCTCCAACTCGGTGAAATCAATATCCAATGCGGAACGCGTGGCTTGAGCATGCGGGGACTTGAGACGGCGCGGACGCTGCACTTTGTAGCGGCCAAAAATTTCGGCATCAGTAACCACCACCACCTTGGCTTCTTCGTTAAGGAAACCTCGACCAAGTGCACCCAGATGCATTTTGAGACCGAAGTCTTCCCCGAATCCATAATCCTTCCAAACTTCCTGGAAACGTTGGCGCTCACCATCGTTATTGCAGAACAGATGAACATCATATCCTTGTCGCGACCAGCGATGCAATTGGGCAAAGAATTCCCGGCGTTGCGCTTCGGCAATCTGCGGCTCAGGAGCACGCGCGCCGAGCGGGCGAAATGCTTCCAAACTGGAAAATGGGAGTGAGTTCTCTGTGCTTTCGCCGAACGGCCTTTCATCTTCGGCGACGGCTTCCGATTCGGAGAGAACGTCCATCCCTTCAGACTCTCCGTCCATTACAATTTCCGAGAGCTGCAAAGATTTCATTCCCTTCTCGCTCAAGAGCTCCTGGAAGTCACTCCAGGGGATGTGGAAAGGATCCTCATTTGGTACCTGCGTGGAATATTGCTCCGTGTGTTCTTCGATTCTTTCCGGTTCACTCAGAATAAAGAGTGTTCCGGTGGGCAGATAATCCAGCAAGGTGGCGAGAGATGCCTGTTGGTCTCGCGCCGCAAGTTGTTTGAGAATGCCAAACTCCCCACCAGGCGGCAGTGTGACCGTGGCGATCTGTTCACGCGATATCTGGGTGATGGGGTCGAAATATCGAAGCGACTCCAATTCATCGCCAAAAAATTCCAACCGCACCGGCCAGGGACTGGTCATCGGATAGACATCCAAAATGCCGCCACGCAAAGCGATTTCACCCTTTTGCGTGACCTGCGCCTCAGGTTCGTAACCCTGTTCTTCGAGCCACTCAATAAGGTCCAGAGGTTCGACTCGATCTCCGCGATTTAGCATCCGCGTCCGCTCCTTAAGCACGCTGGCGGGAAAGGTTTTTTGCAGCAGCGCGGTAACATTCGCAATAATATGTGGTGCGGCTCCACGCTTACCGGGAGACTGCCTGGCGAGTGCCACGAGGGTTTCCAGCCGTTCACTGATGACATCAGCGTGCGGTAGTTTGGACTCATGCGGCATGACTTCCCAGGCAGGATAAAACAAAGGGCGATCGCTAATGGTTGAAGGTTGAGAAGCCGGAGCCTTGCCCTTTGACTTTTGCTGTGAGCCTTCGAAGTTTAGCCAGGTTTCGACATCCTGTTGAAAGCTTTCCTGAGTCTTAAGACTGTCTGAGACAAGAACGATCGGCAGCTCAGGAAGCAGTTGTCGTAACAAGGCAGCAAGAAAAGGTTGAGCCGAGGCACTGATGCCATTAAGAGACAACACTCCCCCATTCTCCAGGCGCCGCAGCAATGACTGCACAGCGGGAGTTTCTGAAATCTTAGCGAACAATTTGCTTGTCGCCATTGCTACTGATGGTTCTTGCGCCAAGCCAAGGAAAGGTTGCAGCCCTCAGCCATATCGTCAAGAGGACGGAGGTCATGCCAAAAGCCAACTCACGCCGGTCCAAGTGTCTATTCCCACTCGATCGTCGCCGGCGGCTTGCTGGAAATATCGAAGCAAACGCGGTTAACACCTTTGACTTCGTTGATGATGCGACTCGAGAGTTTTTCGAGCAGGTCGTAAGGAAGCTTGACCCAATCTGCAGTCATGCCGTCCTGTGATTCCACGGCGCGCAAAGCGATGGTGTAATCGTAGGTGCGTTCATCGCCCATGACTCCAACGCTCTTCACTGGAAGCAGCACGGCAAAACTTTGCCAAATCTTGTAATACCATCCGCTGGTCTTCATCTCCTCAACGACGATGGTATCGGCTTCACGGAGAATCTCGCAACGGCGCGGAGTGACTTCGCCGAGGATGCGAACTGCAAGGCCGGGACCAGGGAACGGTTGGCGCAAAACAATTTCGCGAGGCAAACCAAGTTCCAAACCGAGTTCGCGCACCTCGTCCTTGAACAAGGACTTGAGCGGTTCGACGAGTTGGAAGCGCATCTTTTTCGGCAAACCACCGACATTGTGATGGCTCTTGATCATCGCGGCAGGATTGCCAGCGATGGGCACGGATTCAATGATATCGGGATAAAGTGTGCCTTGAGCTAGAAACTTTGCTTTCCCGGCGCGCTTGGTGGCGGCTTCAAATACTTCAATGAAGGTTTTGCCAATGATCTTCCGCTTACGCTCAGGATCAGTGACACCCTTCAAACGCTTCAAGAACAGGTTGGAGGCATCCTCGTATTGCAGCTTTATTTTGAAATGGCGGCCAAAGACCTCCTGAACCGTTTTGGCTTCGCGCCCTCGCAGCAGGCCGTTATTAACAAAAATGCAGGTAAGCTGGTTGCCGATGGCTTTGTGCAGCAACGCCGCTGCCACACTGGAATCAACACCACCACTCAAGCCGAGAATCACCTTCTCATTACCGACCTGGTTGCGGATGGCTTCGACAGCCTGATCGATGTAGCTGTGCATCGTCCAAAGCTTGCCACAGCCACAAATGTTATGAACGAAATTACTGATGATCTCCCGCCCTTGCGGGGTGTGCGCCACCTCGGGATGAAATTGCAGCCCATACATTTTTTTGGCGTGGTTCTCAATCGCGGCATAATCAGAATTCTCCGTGATTGCAACGGATTTAAATCCCCTGGGCAGTTTGGTGAGCTTATCACCGTGCGAATTCCAAACCTGGAGCTTCTCCGGCAGATTCGCGAA includes the following:
- the guaA gene encoding glutamine-hydrolyzing GMP synthase, with protein sequence MNEQIVILDFGSQYTQVIARRIRECNVYSIILRYDTPAEEIAAMQPKGLILSGGPASVYTKGAPQPDKAIFDLGIPILGICYGLQLVAQYLGGKVEKGQKREYGKGTLQVKDSFCALFANLPEKLQVWNSHGDKLTKLPRGFKSVAITENSDYAAIENHAKKMYGLQFHPEVAHTPQGREIISNFVHNICGCGKLWTMHSYIDQAVEAIRNQVGNEKVILGLSGGVDSSVAAALLHKAIGNQLTCIFVNNGLLRGREAKTVQEVFGRHFKIKLQYEDASNLFLKRLKGVTDPERKRKIIGKTFIEVFEAATKRAGKAKFLAQGTLYPDIIESVPIAGNPAAMIKSHHNVGGLPKKMRFQLVEPLKSLFKDEVRELGLELGLPREIVLRQPFPGPGLAVRILGEVTPRRCEILREADTIVVEEMKTSGWYYKIWQSFAVLLPVKSVGVMGDERTYDYTIALRAVESQDGMTADWVKLPYDLLEKLSSRIINEVKGVNRVCFDISSKPPATIEWE
- the mfd gene encoding transcription-repair coupling factor, producing the protein MATSKLFAKISETPAVQSLLRRLENGGVLSLNGISASAQPFLAALLRQLLPELPIVLVSDSLKTQESFQQDVETWLNFEGSQQKSKGKAPASQPSTISDRPLFYPAWEVMPHESKLPHADVISERLETLVALARQSPGKRGAAPHIIANVTALLQKTFPASVLKERTRMLNRGDRVEPLDLIEWLEEQGYEPEAQVTQKGEIALRGGILDVYPMTSPWPVRLEFFGDELESLRYFDPITQISREQIATVTLPPGGEFGILKQLAARDQQASLATLLDYLPTGTLFILSEPERIEEHTEQYSTQVPNEDPFHIPWSDFQELLSEKGMKSLQLSEIVMDGESEGMDVLSESEAVAEDERPFGESTENSLPFSSLEAFRPLGARAPEPQIAEAQRREFFAQLHRWSRQGYDVHLFCNNDGERQRFQEVWKDYGFGEDFGLKMHLGALGRGFLNEEAKVVVVTDAEIFGRYKVQRPRRLKSPHAQATRSALDIDFTELEEGDYVVHLQHGIGRYQGLKVLPVTLGRKGVDPNATPADSGQECLVIEYAASDPQQPAPKLYVPVTEAHLVSKYVGAGKARPQLNTIGGTRWAKAKAQAERAVRDVASELLAIQAARESQPGYSFKADTPWQREFESAFLYEETRDQMRAINETKGDMERPKPMDRLICGDVGFGKTEVAIRAAFKAVMEGKQVAILVPTTVLAQQHYNTFKERVADYPMRVELLSRFRSPKNRKRVISELPAGAVDIVIGTHRLIQSDINFKDLGLVIIDEEQRFGVLHKEKFKQIRKLVDVLTLSATPIPRTLYLALTGARDMSTIETPPQDRLPVETIVAQYDERLIREAIQRELNRGGQVYFLHNRVGTIDAMAQKLRTLVPHARIVVGHGQMKPDDLEEVMTAFINGEADVLLSTTIIESGLDIPNANTMIIDRADRFGLSDLYQLRGRVGRYKHQAYAYLLLPRHAGLLADARKRISALKQYSTLGSGFKIAMRDLEIRGAGNMLGPEQSGQITAVGFDLYCQLLKQSVAALKGEKVKPRVEVQVRFDFLALNPGEESAAPERGAKAEAPKRRKAEPEIIIPREVLTYVEYDEVAEQKTEQPMQVEKGSAFIPLSYVSEAKQRIDIYRKLAQATDKAALENLAKELRDRFGTLPPAMELLLQVGELKILAGEKNITIIEVKDDKLMLTRNNDYIMLGGKFPRLTKGDAKGRLKEIKKLLLAL